From Marmota flaviventris isolate mMarFla1 chromosome X, mMarFla1.hap1, whole genome shotgun sequence, the proteins below share one genomic window:
- the Kcne5 gene encoding potassium voltage-gated channel subfamily E regulatory beta subunit 5, which produces MNCSESQRLRTLLSRLLLELHHRGNASGLGAGPGPSMGMGVVPDPFVGREVTSAKGDDAYLYILLIMIFYACLAGGLILAYTRSRKLVEAKDEPSQACAEHEWAPGGIPAADAETATGPPPEGRLQLAPEALPALAQGAERV; this is translated from the coding sequence ATGAACTGCAGCGAGAGCCAACGGCTGCGAACCCTGTTGAGTCGCCTGCTGCTCGAGCTGCACCATCGGGGCAACGCCAGCGGCCTAGGCGCCGGCCCTGGCCCGAGCATGGGCATGGGGGTCGTGCCTGATCCTTTCGTGGGCCGCGAGGTGACCAGTGCCAAGGGCGACGACGCCTATCTCTACATCCTGCTCATCATGATTTTCTATGCCTGCCTGGCTGGAGGCCTCATCCTGGCCTACACCCGCTCCCGAAAGCTCGTCGAGGCCAAGGATGAACCATCTCAGGCCTGCGCCGAGCACGAATGGGCTCCGGGAGGCATCCCGGCCGCGGATGCTGAGACTGCCACCGGACCCCCGCCCGAAGGCCGCCTCCAGCTCGCCCCAGAGGCATTGCCTGCCCTCGCCCAGGGCGCTGAGCGGGTCTAG